Proteins encoded together in one Candidatus Sulfotelmatobacter sp. window:
- a CDS encoding polysaccharide deacetylase family protein yields the protein MAKNGTVFFMYHELAVPGRRLCHAEPGYTRYALSDADFRSHIARLAREGWQAKNVTQALQSFAIKDVCLTFDDGCETDLISAAPVLQQFGFGATFYITVEFLGKPGYMTEAQVRDLAAVGFEIGCHSLTHPYLPDIDDARLREETAGAKERLQQIAGVPVEHFSCPGGRWDRRVLAAVKAAPFRTMATSRTGMNFASTDPLHLNRVAVLSGTSEEVFIEQCRGRGLLKTKLKESAREAARSVLGNSNYDSLRGYILDRSKIDT from the coding sequence ATGGCCAAAAACGGCACAGTGTTTTTCATGTATCACGAACTGGCGGTTCCCGGAAGGCGCTTGTGCCACGCCGAGCCCGGATACACGCGCTACGCCTTGTCCGATGCCGATTTTCGCAGCCATATCGCCCGCCTCGCCCGTGAGGGTTGGCAAGCCAAGAACGTAACCCAGGCCCTCCAGTCCTTCGCCATCAAAGATGTCTGCCTCACATTTGATGATGGCTGCGAAACCGATCTCATCTCCGCCGCCCCGGTTCTGCAACAGTTCGGCTTCGGCGCCACGTTTTATATCACCGTCGAATTTCTCGGCAAGCCCGGATACATGACGGAAGCACAGGTTCGAGACTTAGCGGCGGTGGGATTTGAAATCGGATGCCACTCCCTGACTCATCCGTATCTTCCCGACATCGACGACGCTCGCCTTCGCGAGGAGACAGCCGGCGCAAAAGAGCGCCTCCAGCAGATCGCCGGCGTTCCCGTGGAGCACTTTTCTTGTCCCGGCGGACGATGGGATCGCCGCGTGCTCGCAGCCGTGAAGGCCGCTCCTTTCCGAACCATGGCTACCAGTCGTACGGGAATGAACTTCGCGAGCACAGATCCCCTTCATCTGAATCGTGTCGCTGTATTGAGCGGCACTAGCGAAGAAGTATTCATCGAACAGTGCCGGGGGCGGGGGTTGCTCAAAACAAAACTCAAGGAAAGCGCCCGGGAAGCAGCCAGAAGTGTGCTGGGAAACTCCAATTACGACTCGCTTCGCGGTTATATTCTCGACCGTTCAAAAATTGACACGTAA
- a CDS encoding ATP-grasp domain-containing protein yields the protein MRILVLDGNQNQAVASVRSLAKAGHQVLVGESSSWSKAGWSRYSSGSFRYPPPQASASDFVARISEVAAYQAGTLVLPMTEATTLPLSAQRDSLLATGARLVLPSHEDVLRAFNKEETVRLAASLGIAVPTTILVENADEAREAAHAIKFPVVLKPRSSVETQSSGALQTTGRPRYAKTPEDLQILYREMSRTCSRILVQEFVDGEGAGYFALMHHGELRAEFAHRRIRDVYPTGSGSALRVSVEPDPQVRSASLAMLQALHWHGVAMVEFRQVPAQPPVFMEVNGRFWNSLPLACYAGADFPALLARMAESDDMEKQNSFRTGVACRWLLGDFRHLAEVWRGAPAGYPRPYPGRLRTLLAVMTPVPGTFHDNFQWADPLPELGDWLSFFERAFQKARS from the coding sequence GTGAGAATTCTGGTGCTGGATGGCAACCAGAACCAGGCAGTCGCCTCCGTACGCTCCCTGGCGAAAGCCGGGCATCAAGTTCTCGTCGGCGAGTCGAGTTCTTGGTCCAAGGCCGGCTGGTCTCGTTATTCATCCGGCAGCTTCCGCTACCCTCCACCGCAAGCGAGCGCCTCTGACTTCGTCGCGCGAATTTCCGAAGTAGCCGCGTACCAGGCCGGAACGCTAGTGCTGCCCATGACGGAAGCCACTACACTTCCACTCTCAGCCCAGCGCGACTCGCTACTCGCAACCGGGGCTCGGCTCGTCTTGCCCTCGCATGAGGACGTGCTGCGCGCGTTTAACAAAGAAGAAACGGTGCGCTTGGCGGCTTCTCTAGGAATCGCCGTCCCGACCACCATCCTTGTAGAGAACGCGGACGAAGCTCGCGAAGCGGCTCATGCGATAAAGTTTCCAGTAGTCCTCAAGCCGCGCAGTTCGGTCGAAACTCAATCCAGCGGTGCGCTGCAAACTACCGGACGTCCCCGCTACGCCAAAACGCCAGAAGATCTTCAGATCCTCTATCGCGAGATGAGCCGGACCTGCTCCCGGATTCTGGTGCAGGAGTTCGTCGACGGCGAAGGCGCAGGTTACTTCGCGTTGATGCACCATGGCGAATTGCGGGCAGAGTTCGCGCACCGCCGCATCCGCGACGTTTATCCTACCGGGTCTGGCAGCGCGCTTCGCGTCAGCGTCGAGCCTGACCCGCAGGTTCGCAGCGCGTCTCTCGCCATGCTCCAGGCTTTGCATTGGCACGGCGTCGCCATGGTGGAGTTCCGCCAGGTCCCAGCACAGCCGCCCGTCTTCATGGAAGTTAACGGCCGTTTCTGGAATTCCCTGCCCCTCGCCTGTTACGCGGGCGCGGACTTCCCAGCGCTCTTGGCGCGGATGGCAGAATCGGACGATATGGAAAAGCAAAATTCATTTCGTACCGGCGTCGCATGTCGTTGGCTGCTCGGTGATTTTCGCCATCTCGCGGAAGTGTGGCGCGGAGCTCCGGCAGGCTACCCCAGGCCGTATCCGGGAAGATTGCGCACGCTCCTGGCAGTGATGACGCCGGTGCCCGGCACCTTCCACGACAACTTTCAGTGGGCCGATCCCCTGCCAGAATTAGGTGACTGGCTGAGCTTCTTCGAGCGCGCATTTCAAAAAGCGAGATCATAA
- a CDS encoding putative Ig domain-containing protein — MIARAQITVVPLNKIGITLSPVTVALSSGAKQQFSATLTSTSNTAVTWQASSGTISSSGLYTAPSVSASSKAIVTATSVADGSVVASSQITVSPVSKLAISSSTVPAGTSGTFYSTNLAATGGTAPYSWQISAGALPQGLSLNKTTGVISGTTSQNGAFPFTTSVTDASSTSSSASFSLAMNEIGLTLSPATVTLSSGAKQQFSATLTSTSNTAVTWQASSGTISSSGLYTAPSVSASSKATVTATSVAEGSVVATSQVTVSPVSKLAISVHSMPSGTAGTAYSASLAASGGVAPYTWQITAGSLPQGLSLDKTTGAVSGTTSLTGTYPFTTSVTDSMSSTVSSSLSIAMSQSTSGTYDGPAELPRVYMQSAVADTPAPGSVITVAKGGDFQSALNSAKCGNTITLQAGAVFTGSFNFPAQTCDDGHWIIIRTSTADSSLPPENTRITPCYAGVSSLPGRPALHCASTKNVMAQIQYSGNASGPITFLNGASHYRFIGLEITRTPGTGIVYNLAFNQGNAANNIIFDRCWFHGTAQDETERGVMLAGSTYAAIVDSFFTDFHCVSKTGVCLDAQAIAGGLGDLVMGPYKIVDNFLEAAAESIIFGGGTATATPTDIEIRRNHMFKPMTWMQGQPGYVGGVDGNPFIVKNLFELKNAQRVLFEANILENTWGGFSQSGFGILLTPKNQAIGTSNVCPSCEVTDITIRYTTISHVGAGMQIGNGMSSNGGAPLAGERYSIHDLTIDDIDATKYDGNGDFAQISMGQGAPVLQSVTINHITAFQPDVMLNLGDDLSMNPPMNNFVFTNSIVNGGTSVTSTTGSGGTADCAYHPQPLTALGLCFSSYTFTHNAIIATPAVDPIGDYPSGNYFPSSVAAVEFVKYNGGNGGNYQLQSTSPYKNAGTDGLDLGADIATILADTVGVY, encoded by the coding sequence ATGATCGCGAGGGCTCAAATCACGGTGGTGCCGCTAAATAAAATCGGCATTACCTTGTCGCCAGTCACAGTAGCGCTGTCTTCCGGCGCCAAACAACAGTTCTCCGCTACTCTCACCTCGACCAGCAACACAGCGGTCACATGGCAAGCCAGTTCGGGGACAATTTCGAGCAGCGGTCTTTACACTGCACCGTCCGTATCCGCTTCGAGCAAAGCGATCGTAACCGCCACCAGCGTGGCCGACGGCAGCGTTGTCGCCTCCTCCCAAATCACGGTCTCCCCCGTCAGCAAGCTCGCGATTTCAAGCTCTACCGTGCCCGCTGGAACGTCGGGCACTTTCTACAGCACAAACCTCGCGGCCACCGGAGGCACGGCGCCCTACTCTTGGCAAATCAGCGCCGGGGCCTTGCCTCAAGGTCTCTCCCTCAATAAAACCACTGGAGTCATTTCGGGCACCACGTCGCAGAATGGAGCCTTCCCCTTCACGACTTCCGTCACCGACGCATCCTCGACGAGCAGCAGCGCATCGTTCAGTCTCGCGATGAATGAAATCGGTCTTACCCTGTCGCCCGCCACAGTGACGCTGTCTTCCGGCGCCAAACAACAGTTCTCCGCTACGCTGACGTCGACCAGCAACACAGCGGTCACGTGGCAAGCCAGTTCGGGAACAATTTCGAGCAGCGGCCTTTACACCGCGCCGTCCGTATCCGCTTCGAGCAAAGCTACTGTAACCGCCACCAGCGTGGCCGAAGGCAGCGTGGTCGCTACCTCCCAAGTCACGGTCTCCCCCGTCAGCAAGCTCGCAATTTCCGTCCACTCCATGCCCTCTGGAACTGCCGGCACTGCCTACAGTGCGAGCCTGGCGGCCAGCGGAGGCGTAGCGCCGTACACCTGGCAAATCACAGCCGGATCATTGCCGCAGGGCCTATCGCTGGACAAGACGACCGGAGCTGTTTCAGGGACTACTTCGCTGACTGGAACCTACCCCTTTACAACTTCCGTTACAGACTCCATGTCATCGACCGTGAGCAGTTCGCTCAGCATTGCGATGAGCCAGTCCACTTCGGGAACTTATGACGGCCCGGCGGAGCTTCCGCGCGTCTACATGCAGAGCGCCGTGGCCGACACCCCCGCGCCGGGCAGCGTGATTACCGTGGCCAAAGGTGGAGACTTTCAGAGCGCTTTAAACAGCGCCAAGTGCGGGAATACCATCACCCTTCAGGCTGGAGCAGTTTTCACCGGCAGCTTCAATTTCCCTGCGCAAACCTGCGACGACGGTCATTGGATCATCATCCGGACCAGCACAGCCGACAGCAGTTTGCCTCCAGAAAATACGCGGATCACTCCGTGCTACGCCGGCGTGTCGTCCCTTCCCGGCCGCCCGGCCTTGCACTGCGCTTCCACCAAAAATGTGATGGCCCAGATCCAGTATTCGGGCAACGCGAGCGGGCCCATCACTTTCCTCAACGGCGCCAGCCACTACCGCTTCATTGGTCTCGAGATCACCCGAACTCCTGGCACCGGGATCGTCTACAACCTTGCCTTCAATCAGGGCAACGCGGCGAACAACATTATCTTCGATCGCTGCTGGTTTCACGGTACTGCCCAGGACGAAACCGAGCGCGGCGTGATGCTGGCCGGATCCACCTACGCCGCAATCGTGGATTCTTTCTTTACTGACTTTCATTGTGTCTCGAAAACGGGAGTGTGCCTGGACGCGCAGGCGATCGCCGGAGGTCTGGGCGACCTGGTCATGGGCCCCTATAAGATTGTCGACAATTTCCTGGAGGCTGCCGCCGAATCGATCATTTTCGGGGGCGGCACTGCCACCGCGACTCCCACCGATATTGAAATTCGCCGCAATCACATGTTCAAACCCATGACCTGGATGCAGGGGCAGCCGGGATATGTCGGAGGAGTGGACGGCAATCCGTTCATTGTTAAGAACCTGTTCGAGCTCAAGAACGCGCAGCGCGTCCTGTTCGAAGCCAACATCCTGGAAAACACCTGGGGTGGCTTCTCGCAGTCCGGCTTCGGCATACTGCTTACGCCAAAGAACCAGGCGATCGGAACGTCCAACGTCTGCCCGTCGTGCGAAGTCACCGACATTACCATTCGTTACACCACGATCAGTCACGTGGGCGCCGGAATGCAGATCGGCAACGGCATGTCTTCCAATGGAGGCGCGCCCCTGGCGGGCGAGCGCTACAGCATTCATGACCTCACCATCGATGATATTGATGCGACAAAATATGACGGCAACGGTGACTTCGCTCAGATCTCGATGGGACAGGGAGCGCCTGTTCTGCAATCTGTGACCATCAATCACATCACCGCCTTCCAGCCCGACGTCATGCTGAACCTGGGCGATGATCTCAGCATGAATCCCCCCATGAACAATTTCGTGTTTACCAACAGCATCGTCAACGGCGGAACCTCTGTCACCAGCACTACGGGCAGCGGTGGCACGGCAGATTGCGCCTATCATCCTCAGCCTCTGACCGCGCTGGGTTTGTGTTTCAGTTCCTACACCTTTACCCACAACGCGATTATCGCTACGCCCGCCGTCGATCCCATCGGCGACTATCCTTCCGGCAATTACTTCCCCTCATCCGTCGCGGCGGTTGAGTTCGTCAAGTACAACGGCGGCAACGGTGGAAACTATCAACTGCAAAGCACCAGCCCTTACAAGAATGCCGGAACCGATGGCCTGGACCTGGGGGCCGACATCGCCACGATTCTGGCCGACACCGTCGGTGTCTATTAA
- a CDS encoding glycosyltransferase family 4 protein, producing the protein MKILWVKAGKLLPVDTGGKIRSFNILRHLARSHDVTLLSYYGGPRDLEYETAVTQRLPGAVTIHTAAPEGGLAQSLDYVLRLPSTAPYAVRKFTHASVRQEVARLLSDRSLDVAVCDFLSASLNFPASLSAPVVLFQHNVETMLWRRMARTETSPLRKLSYNIESRKMSSYETSALRRFHHVIAVSDNDRDAMLTLSPRCPITVVPTGVDTEQYQVAPPASAAPPVIVFTGSMDWEPNIDAMEYFCRDIWPTILASVPAARFQIVGRNPHPRVQRLASASVEVTGTVPSVASYLRSATVVIVPLRIGGGTRLKIFEAMAMAKAMVSTSIGAEGLDVTHGRDLLIADDAASFAAGILQFLRDPELRRSCEQNAAALAAKYDWSQIARLFAEVLRDSAAAFRSGQIKEKERIAISPVQP; encoded by the coding sequence ATGAAAATACTCTGGGTCAAGGCAGGAAAGCTGTTGCCGGTCGACACCGGAGGCAAGATCCGGTCGTTTAATATTCTGCGGCATCTGGCGCGAAGCCATGATGTCACGCTCCTGTCGTATTATGGCGGACCTCGCGACCTGGAGTACGAAACCGCCGTCACGCAGCGTCTGCCGGGCGCCGTAACCATCCACACCGCCGCGCCCGAGGGCGGTCTCGCGCAGTCTCTGGATTACGTTCTCCGTCTTCCGTCCACGGCTCCCTACGCGGTCAGAAAGTTCACGCACGCAAGCGTTCGACAAGAAGTTGCTCGCCTTCTGTCCGATCGCAGCCTCGACGTGGCCGTGTGCGATTTTCTTTCGGCGTCGCTGAATTTTCCCGCGAGTCTGTCTGCGCCCGTCGTTCTCTTTCAACACAATGTCGAAACCATGCTCTGGAGGCGCATGGCGCGCACCGAAACATCTCCCCTCCGAAAGCTCTCCTACAATATTGAGTCCCGGAAAATGTCGTCCTATGAAACCAGCGCCCTGCGAAGATTTCACCATGTCATCGCGGTCTCCGATAATGATCGCGACGCGATGCTGACGTTATCGCCCCGCTGCCCGATTACAGTCGTCCCTACCGGCGTCGACACTGAACAGTATCAGGTCGCGCCTCCGGCTTCCGCCGCTCCTCCCGTCATCGTCTTTACCGGCTCCATGGATTGGGAACCGAACATCGACGCCATGGAATATTTCTGCCGCGACATCTGGCCAACCATTTTGGCGTCTGTTCCAGCCGCGCGCTTTCAGATCGTCGGCCGCAATCCCCATCCGCGTGTGCAACGTCTCGCCTCGGCATCGGTCGAAGTAACCGGAACGGTCCCTTCAGTCGCCAGTTATCTGCGATCGGCCACCGTGGTGATCGTTCCGCTACGCATCGGGGGCGGTACGCGACTCAAGATTTTCGAAGCCATGGCCATGGCCAAGGCTATGGTTTCTACCTCCATCGGCGCGGAAGGTTTGGACGTAACTCATGGCCGCGACCTGCTGATCGCCGACGATGCGGCATCATTTGCCGCCGGCATTCTACAGTTTCTGCGTGACCCCGAACTGCGCCGCAGTTGCGAACAAAATGCTGCCGCGCTCGCCGCGAAATACGATTGGTCGCAGATCGCGCGGCTCTTCGCCGAAGTGCTCCGCGATTCCGCGGCCGCTTTCCGCTCCGGTCAAATCAAAGAGAAAGAGCGCATCGCCATTTCACCGGTGCAGCCGTGA